The Cucumis melo cultivar AY chromosome 5, USDA_Cmelo_AY_1.0, whole genome shotgun sequence genome has a segment encoding these proteins:
- the LOC127149567 gene encoding uncharacterized protein LOC127149567 produces MIKRPGNTRWGSHYITLVRCISMFSSICEVLGIIIDDGSNSEQKYEAKVLMNSIQSFDFVFHVHLMKTILRITNDLSQVLRRKDQDIVNAMNLVKICKVRLQSVRESGWQSLLDEVSSFCNKHGTLMLKMDDAFLIRGRQRRNSQEVTNIYHYRVEIFYAIIDMQLQELNNRFTEKSTELLLCVACLNPSNSFTAFDRQKLICIAQFYPRDFSTTKLLILEDQLQNYIIDVCSDNMFIGLTGIGDLSQKMVITAKDKVYPLVYRLLTLALILPVTTPTVERTFSAMSIIKTQLRNRMEDQWMND; encoded by the coding sequence ATGATTAAACGACCAGGAAATACACGGTGGGGATCACACTACATCACTTTGGTGAGATGTATTTCAATGTTCTCATCAATTTGTGAGGTACTTGGGATAATCATAGACGATGGATCAAATTCTGAACAAAAATATGAAGCAAAGGTTCTAATGAATTCAATCCAATCATTTGACTTCGTTTTTCATGTGCATCTTATGAAAACTATCTTGAGAATCACAAATGATTTATCTCAAGTACTACGGAGAAAAGATCAGGATATTGTGAATGCAATGAATTTGGTCAAGATTTGTAAAGTAAGATTACAGTCAGTGAGAGAGTCAGGATGGCAATCATTGTTGGATGAAGTTTCAAGTTTTTGTAATAAGCATGGGACTctaatgcttaaaatggatgaTGCATTTTTAATTCGAGGGAGGCAAAGACGAAATTCTCAAGAAGTCACAAATATATATCATTATCGTGTTGAGATTTTTTATGCAATTATTGACATGCAACTTCAAGAGTTAAATAATCGTTTCACTGAGAAAAGCACCGAGTTGCTTCTTTGTGTGGCATGTCTCAATCCAAGCAACTCATTTACTGCTTTTGACAGACAAAAGCTTATTTGCATTGCACAATTTTATCCTAGAGATTTTTCAACTACGAAGCTTCTTATTCTTGAAGATCAGCTTCAAAATTATATCATTGATGTGTGTTCAGATAATATGTTTATTGGGTTAACAGGTATTGGTGATCTTTCTCAAAAAATGGTGATAACAGCTAAAGATAAAGTTTACCCATTAGTCTATCGGTTACTTACCTTAGCATTGATCTTACCAGTTACAACGCCTACCGTGGAGAGGACATTTTCTGCTATGAGCATTATAAAGACTCAGTTGCGTAATCGAATGGAAGACCAATGGATGAATGATTGA